In Cicer arietinum cultivar CDC Frontier isolate Library 1 chromosome 1, Cicar.CDCFrontier_v2.0, whole genome shotgun sequence, one DNA window encodes the following:
- the LOC101494929 gene encoding serine/threonine-protein kinase RUNKEL, with the protein MAPELFEDGGVHSYASDFWALGCVLYECYAGKPPFVGREFTQLVKSIISDPTPPLPGNPSRPFVNLINSLLVKDPAERIKWPELCGHAVWKTKFTLVPLPPQPAFDYMIELHAKPCLSERNGDKSSHNRTPPKYREKDVKGMLKKDENSGLGSRGIETPTRATPNGHRTQTKGSGRTIEVKQKDSSIINKGLNLLRLSRIAKSNLQKENEKENYRRPLPNGSEKDTDVKIENTDMELDFNENSEEDALEEPDGSEHTPSVPNEKMEINFQNQGKVEETENNIHRLDTPSVTTPASNDPRSFDHESTPDSSDISVISPSVSPLVKKQRPKEDLGSGFDSDYSRSSNDISQVIWHPSDLSVRPVMPSRKVDKGLEVIPSLPFEALQAPDFVKMPKEQLEAVLNRIIAILNGNTSIGERQNVVRYLEMLSSNADAANILTNGPIMLILIKLLRQSKASALRLQLASLIGLLIRHSTFVDDSLANSGILGSLTDGLRDRHEKVRRFSMAALGELLFYISTQNADSKDSTPLESPSKDNRTANGWQVPNSLISFVSSILRKGEDDITQLYALRTIENICSQGGVWVGRLASQDVISNLCYIYRAAGKQESMRLTAGSCLVRLVRFNPPSVQSVIEKLSFKDLASALVKGSPREQQIILNLLNMAMLGSHMFTNVGRFVVPLAEEKNLIPSLLALVEQGSEVLKGKALVFVALLCKHGRRWLPQFFCSHKLLSVVDRLGKEKDAFVRQCLDAFLHIVASTIPGLLDIITGDIQQMMGGRRHGHISSLTSRSAPKANINLFPVVLHLLESSAFKHKVATFPVLRQLANLIKLVEAPFQGRDEFQITLLRILESLTEETSVILGNPDIFIREILPSLTVLYKGNKDGDARFLCLKIFFDVMIILLSEPIEEEQRLTDLKFVSNTHFLPLYPTLIEDEDPIPIFAQKLLVMLLEFSFISIPDILHLKTISQCFEFLLGDLSNANVNNVKLCLALASAPEMESKLLSQLKVVRRIGNFLEFVCAKGMEDLLEPTLGLCRAFLARSVSWTKGFSYTTEPTLLRDCPPEVCGAVDPQQYIRDITDFGSNVGVFLELSALRETSIADIASQCVVLLLKAAPREATTGLLTNLPKVTVILESWSKGIPHLTVQRMLHALGYACKQYLLHAMILSISIPEISRIEVVVSELKSSSVPALAKTAGLAALELQRLPRCI; encoded by the exons ATGGCTCCTGAGCTTTTTGAGGATGGTGGAGTGCATTCTTATGCTTCTGATTTCTGGGCTTTAGGCTGTGTACTATATGAATGTTATGCTGGGAAGCCTCCTTTTGTAGGAAGAGAATTCACTCAGCTTGTAAAATCCATCATTTCAGATCCGACTCCACCTCTCCCTGGCAATCCAAGTCGTCCTTTTGTCAATCTAATAAATTCTCTGTTGGTCAAAGATCCAGCTGAAAGAATAAAATGGCCTGAGCTTTGTGGACATGCCGTTTGGAAAACTAAATTCACTCTAGTGCCTCTTCCTCCTCAACCTGCATTTGATTATATGATAGAGCTACATGCTAAACCATGCTTATCAGAACGTAATGGAGATAAATCTTCTCATAATAGGACCCCTCCCAAATATCGTGAAAAAGATGTGAAAGGGATGCTAAAGAAGGATGAAAATTCTGGTTTAGGATCTAGAGGCATTGAGACACCAACAAGGGCAACACCAAATGGTCACAGAACACAGACAAAGGGTTCTGGCCGAACAATTGAGGTGAAGCAGAAAGATTCTTCCATTATTAACAAGGGTTTGAATCTTTTGAGACTATCAAGAATAGCAAAATCAAATTTGCAAAAAGAAAACGAGAAAGAAAATTATCGACGTCCCTTGCCCAATGGCTCTGAGAAGGATACCGATGTTAAAATTGAGAACACCGACATGGAACTTGATTTTAACGAGAATAGTGAAGAGGATGCACTTGAAGAACCTGATGGTTCTGAACATACACCTTCGGTGCCCAATGAGAAAATGGAGATTAATTTTCAGAATCAGGGAAAAGTAGAGGAGACTGAGAACAATATACACCGGTTGGACACCCCATCTGTTACTACTCCTGCCTCAAATGATCCAAGGTCATTTGATCACGAGTCAACTCCTGACAGTTCTGACATATCTGTTATTTCTCCTAGTGTGAGCCCTCTAGTGAAGAAACAGAGACCTAAAGAAGACTTAGGATCTGGCTTTGACTCTGATTATTCGAGATCGTCTAACGACATCTCCCAGGTTATTTGGCATCCATCTGATCTCTCAGTGAGACCTGTAATGCCCAGCAGAAAAGTTGACAAAGGCTTAGAAGTCATTCCTTCACTTCCTTTTGAGGCGTTGCAAGCACCTGATTTTGTCAAGATGCCTAAAGAGCAACTGGAGGCAGTCCTTAACCGAATTATAGCCATCCTGAATGGGAATACTAGCATTGGAGAGAGACAAAATGTGGTTAGGTACCTCGAGATGTTGAGCAGTAATGCTGATGCAGCCAATATCTTGACCAATGGGCCAATAATGCTCATTCTCATAAAGTTGCTGCGTCAATCCAAGGCATCAGCTTTACGTCTTCAACTTGCTTCACTGATCGGTCTGTTGATTAGACACTCTACTTTTGTTGACGACAGTTTGGCTAACTCTGGAATTCTAGGTTCACTGACTGATGGCCTTAGAGACAGACATGAAAAAGTGAGGAGGTTTTCTATGGCTGCTTTGGGTGAGTTGCTATTTTATATATCCACCCAAAATGCGGACTCTAAGGATAGCACTCCACTTGAATCTCCATCAAAGGACAATAGGACTGCGAATGGCTGGCAG GTTCCAAAttcattgatttcttttgtGTCATCAATATTGAGGAAAGGAGAGGATGATATTACTCAATTGTACGCATTGAGAACAATTGAGAATATTTGCAGTCAAGGAGGGGTCTGGGTGGGACGTTTGGCCAGTCAAGATGTTATTAGTAATCTCTGTTATATCTATAGAGCGGCAGGAAAACAGGAAAGTATGAGGCTAACTGCAGGATCATGTTTAGTGCGCTTAGTTCGTTTTAATCCTCCTAGCGTTCAGTCTGTTATAGAGAAACTCTCATTCAAGGACCTAGCTTCTGCTCTTGTCAAAGGAAGTCCACGAGAGCAGCAAATCATCTTAAATCTTCTTAACATGGCAATGCTTGGAAGTCATATGTTCACAAATGTTGGAAGATTCGTTGTACCACTTGCAGAGGAGAAGAATCTGATCCCAAGTCTTTTGGCTCTTGTTGAGCAGGGTAGTGAAGTTTTAAAAGGAAAGGCACTTGTCTTTGTGGCTCTCCTCTGTAAGCACGGTAGGAGGTGGCTTCCACAGTTTTTTTGTAGTCATAAGTTACTTTCAGTGGTGGACAGGCTGGGAAAAGAGAAGGATGCCTTTGTGCGGCAGTGTTTAGATGCATTTCTACATATTGTGGCATCTACAATTCCAGGTTTACTTGATATAATAACGGGGGATATCCAACAAATGATGGGAGGAAGGCGCCACGGACATATCTCTTCCCTTACCAGCAGATCTGCTCCAAAAGCTAACATTAATTTGTTTCCTGTTGTCCTCCATCTTCTCGAAAGTTCAGCTTTTAAGCACAAAGTGGCAACATTTCCAGTGCTACGGCAGTTGGCGAATCTGATTAAACTCGTGGAGGCTCCGTTCCAG GGAAGAGACGAGTTCCAAATAACCCTGCTTCGAATTTTAGAGTCTCTCACGGAGGAAACTTCTGTGATCCTTGGCAATCCTGACATTTTCATACGTGAAATCCTTCCTAGTTTGACAGTTCTCTACAAGGGTAATAAGGATGGTGATGCCAGGTTTTTGTGccttaaaatatttttcgacGTGATGATTATTCTCTTGAGCGAACCAATTGAAGAGGAGCAAAGATTAACTGATCTGAAATTCGTATCAAATAcacattttcttcctctctacCCAACCTTGATCGAGGATGAAGATCCTATTCCTATCTTTGCACAGAAACTTCTTGTCATGCTACTAGAGTTCAGTTTTATTTCGATTCCAGACATTCTACATCTGAAGACAATTTCACAATGCTTTGAGTTCTTGCTTGGTGATCTGTCAAATGCAAACGTGAATAATGTTAAGCTGTGTCTTGCTCTGGCTTCTGCTCCTGAAATGGAATCCAAGTTGCTCTCTCAATTGAAAGTAGTTAGGAGAATTGGCAACTTTCTTGAGTTTGTATGTGCAAAGGGTATGGAAGATTTGCTGGAACCAACTCTTGGGCTATGTAGAGCCTTTCTAGCACGTTCAGTCAGCTGGACAAAAGGCTTCAGCTATACAACAGAACCAACTCTCTTACGTGATTGTCCTCCTGAGGTGTGTGGCGCCGTTGATCCCCAACAATACATAAGGGATATAACAGACTTTGGAAGCAATGTTGGTGTTTTTCTAGAACTGAGTGCTTTGAGAGAGACCAGTATTGCTGATATAGCTTCTCAGTGTGTGGTTTTACTCCTCAAGGCTGCTCCTAGAGAAGCAACCACTGGTCTACTAACCAATTTGCCCAAGGTCACTGTGATCCTAGAATCTTGGAGTAAAGGAATCCCTCACTTAACGGTGCAGAGAATGCTTCATGCTTTAGGTTATGCTTGCAAGCAGTACTTATTGCATGCAATGATATTATCAATATCTATACCAGAGATTTCAAGAATTGAAGTGGTAGTTTCTGAGCTCAAGAGTTCAAGTGTGCCTGCTTTAGCCAAAACTGCTGGTTTGGCAGCCTTGGAATTGCAGCGGCTACCTCGCTGCATCTGA
- the LOC101500991 gene encoding uncharacterized protein isoform X1: MDCNKEEALRAKGIAEKKMESKDFAGARTFVLKARKLYPDLENIAQMLVVCDVHCFAEQKLLGNVMDCYKILQIDRNANEAIIKKQYKKLALQLHPDKNKFAGAEAAFKLIGEAQRVLLDRDKRSSLDMNLSRFSMIRTAMPSHHQRNVQVNFNPVMQTNVRPIFTNLNLQQQHQSRQPTQQGINVGASSFWTMCSFCKVRYEYPRAYLNRSLRCQQCGKPFIAYEVDLQSTKPATNPSQQVFGQQNSIPNDGAFKVGVGSQGNLHAQRSNTKSDHKKGSTSNVSEKSNGKRRRKQVVESSESSESIGSTDSEDDTFSDNNVFPGVSTYREECPRRSTRRKHQVSYNENVSDEDNEPLQPLKQGQGSGSPYSDGENNGEETEMKDQNGEAAGLKDDQKEVKRKQNFYSEESSVNIDMKIKEVRGTETGGSSDTDEPLEHSASKSTNYLDGLVYPDPEFSDFDKDKKEECFASGQVWAVYDDIDGMPRFYAIIKTVSSPGFKLRIAWFEPDPDDKDERKWVDEKLPSACGKYKLGKTITTEDHLMFSHVTCFEKISRSTFKVYPRKGETWALFKNWDIKWYMDAESHEKYDLEFVEILSDYVEGAGVIVAYLAKLKGFVSLFSRTMKGSNCSFRIPPVELFRFSHRVPSYKMTGQERTGVPVGSYELDPVSLPVNLEEIVSPSVGMSPRSSDMSKFTKGLDGDASTVKVNLDRSKSVEEKKDPVGHIDDVGAPSASVKDSFEVPDPMFYQFDAERSHEKFEVGQIWAFYGDSDGLPKYYGQIKGVKRTSPEIELQVIYLTSCWLPRKVDRWDDVGMIISCGRFKIKESAKACTYRNTCSVSHQVHTRTAGKNKEYEIFPRKGEIWALYRDWTHKIKRSDLPNCEYDIVEVVEVSDGWIDVLYLEKVSGYSSVFKGKLNNKRLTTITISRTELLKFSHKIPAFKLTEEHDNLRGFWELDPRAIPHHYFIGYKK; the protein is encoded by the coding sequence ATGGACTGCAATAAAGAAGAGGCCTTAAGGGCCAAGGGTATTGCTGAGAAGAAAATGGAAAGCAAAGATTTCGCAGGGGCTCGAACATTTGTCCTTAAGGCTCGAAAATTATATCCTGATCTGGAGAATATTGCTCAAATGCTTGTTGTTTGTGATGTGCATTGCTTTGCTGAGCAGAAATTACTGGGTAATGTGATGGACTgctataaaatattacaaattgaTCGTAATGCTAATGAAGCAATAATTAAGAAGCAATACAAGAAGTTGGCTCTCCAACTTCATCCTGACAAAAACAAGTTTGCTGGTGCAGAAGCTGCATTCAAGCTGATTGGGGAAGCTCAGAGAGTTCTTTTGGATAGAGACAAACGATCTTCACTTGACATGAACTTGAGCAGGTTTTCAATGATCAGAACTGCCATGCCATCTCATCATCAACGGAATGTTCAGGTAAATTTTAATCCCGTGATGCAAACCAATGTCCGGCCCATTTTCACAAACTTAAATCTACAGCAGCAACATCAGTCTAGACAGCCAACTCAGCAGGGGATTAATGTTGGCGCTTCTAGTTTTTGGACTATGTGCTCATTTTGTAAAGTAAGGTATGAGTATCCCAGGGCATATTTAAATAGATCTCTTCGCTGTCAACAATGCGGTAAGCCCTTCATTGCATATGAGGTGGACTTGCAAAGTACCAAACCGGCAACTAATCCAAGTCAGCAGGTTTTTGGCCAGCAGAACAGTATTCCGAATGATGGTGCTTTTAAGGTCGGTGTTGGATCTCAAGGTAATTTGCATGCTCAGAGGTCCAATACAAAATCTGATCATAAAAAAGGCTCTACTTCTAATGTCTCTGAAAAGTCAAATGGAAAGAGAAGAAGGAAACAGGTAGTAGAATCCAGTGAAAGCTCTGAGTCTATAGGCAGCACTGATTCTGAAGATGATACGTTTTCTGACAACAATGTTTTTCCTGGTGTGTCAACTTATAGAGAAGAGTGTCCACGTAGATCTACACGGAGAAAACACCAGGTTTCCTACAACGAGAATGTTAGTGACGAAGACAATGAGCCGCTGCAACCTTTAAAACAGGGTCAGGGGAGTGGTTCACCATACAGCGATGGTGAAAATAATGGGGAGGAAACCGAAATGAAGGATCAGAATGGTGAGGCTGCTGGTCTGAAAGATGATCAGAAAGAGGTAAAGAGGAAGCAAAATTTTTATTCTGAAGAGAGCTCAGTAAATATAGATATGAAAATTAAGGAGGTGAGAGGAACAGAAACAGGGGGCAGCTCAGATACAGATGAACCATTGGAGCATTCAGCCTCTAAATCAACAAATTATCTAGATGGTTTAGTTTATCCAGATCCAGAGTTCAGTGACTTTGACAAGGACAAGAAAGAGGAGTGTTTTGCTTCCGGGCAGGTTTGGGCTGTTTATGATGATATAGATGGCATGCCTAGATTCTATGCTATAATCAAAACAGTTTCTTCTCCTGGATTTAAGTTGCGGATAGCTTGGTTTGAGCCAGATCCAGACGACAAAGATGAACGCAAGTGGGTTGATGAGAAACTGCCAAGTGCTTGTGGGAAATATAAACTTGGTAAGACTATAACCACCGAAGATCATTTGATGTTCTCTCATGTGACTTGTTTTGAAAAGATTAGCCGCTCTACTTTTAAAGTGTATCCCAGAAAGGGGGAAACTTGGGCTCTTTTTAAAAATTGGGATATTAAATGGTACATGGATGCAGAATCTCATGAGAAGTATGATTTGGAGTTTGTTGAGATCTTGTCGGATTATGTTGAAGGCGCGGGAGTAATTGTTGCATACTtggctaagttgaaaggttttGTGAGCCTCTTCTCTCGAACTATGAAGGGAAGTAATTGCTCATTTCGAATTCCACCAGTTGAGTTATTCAGATTCTCTCACAGGGTTCCATCTTATAAAATGACTGGTCAAGAAAGAACTGGTGTTCCTGTAGGATCTTATGAACTTGATCCTGTATCCTTGCCAGTGAATCTGGAAGAGATTGTTTCTCCATCTGTAGGGATGAGCCCAAGGTCTTCAGATATGTCGAAATTCACGAAGGGTCTGGATGGAGATGCATCCACGGTCAAGGTTAATTTGGATAGAAGCAAATCAGTAGAGGAGAAGAAGGATCCTGTTGGTCATATTGATGATGTTGGAGCTCCTTCAGCTTCAGTCAAAGATTCTTTTGAAGTTCCAGATCCTATGTTCTACCAATTTGATGCTGAGAGGTCCCATGAAAAGTTTGAGGTTGGCCAGATTTGGGCATTTTATGGTGATAGTGATGGACTTCCAAAATACTACGGTCAGATTAAAGGGGTTAAGAGGACTAGCCCAGAAATCGAGTTGCAAGTTATTTATCTTACTAGCTGCTGGCTACCTAGGAAAGTTGATAGGTGGGACGATGTGGGTATGATCATCTCCTGTGGAAgatttaaaatcaaagaaagtGCTAAGGCGTGTACTTACAGAAACACCTGTTCTGTTTCACATCAGGTGCACACTAGAACTGCTGGTAAGAACAAGGAATATGAAATTTTTCCTCGGAAGGGTGAAATTTGGGCACTGTATAGGGATTGGACGCATAAAATCAAACGTTCTGATTTGCCAAACTGCGAATATGACATAGTGGAAGTTGTTGAAGTGAGTGATGGTTGGATAGATGTTTTATATCTGGAGAAGGTAAGTGGTTACAGTTCAGTTTTTAAGGGCAAATTAAATAACAAACGATTGACGACGATTACAATCTCTAGGACCGAGTTGCTGAAATTCTCCCACAAGATCCCTGCTTTCAAACTGACAGAAGAACATGACAATCTTAGAGGATTTTGGGAACTTGATCCGAGAGCAATACCACATCATTATTTTATTGGCTACAAGAAATGA
- the LOC101500991 gene encoding uncharacterized protein isoform X2, with product MDCNKEEALRAKGIAEKKMESKDFAGARTFVLKARKLYPDLENIAQMLVVCDVHCFAEQKLLEAAFKLIGEAQRVLLDRDKRSSLDMNLSRFSMIRTAMPSHHQRNVQVNFNPVMQTNVRPIFTNLNLQQQHQSRQPTQQGINVGASSFWTMCSFCKVRYEYPRAYLNRSLRCQQCGKPFIAYEVDLQSTKPATNPSQQVFGQQNSIPNDGAFKVGVGSQGNLHAQRSNTKSDHKKGSTSNVSEKSNGKRRRKQVVESSESSESIGSTDSEDDTFSDNNVFPGVSTYREECPRRSTRRKHQVSYNENVSDEDNEPLQPLKQGQGSGSPYSDGENNGEETEMKDQNGEAAGLKDDQKEVKRKQNFYSEESSVNIDMKIKEVRGTETGGSSDTDEPLEHSASKSTNYLDGLVYPDPEFSDFDKDKKEECFASGQVWAVYDDIDGMPRFYAIIKTVSSPGFKLRIAWFEPDPDDKDERKWVDEKLPSACGKYKLGKTITTEDHLMFSHVTCFEKISRSTFKVYPRKGETWALFKNWDIKWYMDAESHEKYDLEFVEILSDYVEGAGVIVAYLAKLKGFVSLFSRTMKGSNCSFRIPPVELFRFSHRVPSYKMTGQERTGVPVGSYELDPVSLPVNLEEIVSPSVGMSPRSSDMSKFTKGLDGDASTVKVNLDRSKSVEEKKDPVGHIDDVGAPSASVKDSFEVPDPMFYQFDAERSHEKFEVGQIWAFYGDSDGLPKYYGQIKGVKRTSPEIELQVIYLTSCWLPRKVDRWDDVGMIISCGRFKIKESAKACTYRNTCSVSHQVHTRTAGKNKEYEIFPRKGEIWALYRDWTHKIKRSDLPNCEYDIVEVVEVSDGWIDVLYLEKVSGYSSVFKGKLNNKRLTTITISRTELLKFSHKIPAFKLTEEHDNLRGFWELDPRAIPHHYFIGYKK from the exons ATGGACTGCAATAAAGAAGAGGCCTTAAGGGCCAAGGGTATTGCTGAGAAGAAAATGGAAAGCAAAGATTTCGCAGGGGCTCGAACATTTGTCCTTAAGGCTCGAAAATTATATCCTGATCTGGAGAATATTGCTCAAATGCTTGTTGTTTGTGATGTGCATTGCTTTGCTGAGCAGAAATTACTGG AAGCTGCATTCAAGCTGATTGGGGAAGCTCAGAGAGTTCTTTTGGATAGAGACAAACGATCTTCACTTGACATGAACTTGAGCAGGTTTTCAATGATCAGAACTGCCATGCCATCTCATCATCAACGGAATGTTCAGGTAAATTTTAATCCCGTGATGCAAACCAATGTCCGGCCCATTTTCACAAACTTAAATCTACAGCAGCAACATCAGTCTAGACAGCCAACTCAGCAGGGGATTAATGTTGGCGCTTCTAGTTTTTGGACTATGTGCTCATTTTGTAAAGTAAGGTATGAGTATCCCAGGGCATATTTAAATAGATCTCTTCGCTGTCAACAATGCGGTAAGCCCTTCATTGCATATGAGGTGGACTTGCAAAGTACCAAACCGGCAACTAATCCAAGTCAGCAGGTTTTTGGCCAGCAGAACAGTATTCCGAATGATGGTGCTTTTAAGGTCGGTGTTGGATCTCAAGGTAATTTGCATGCTCAGAGGTCCAATACAAAATCTGATCATAAAAAAGGCTCTACTTCTAATGTCTCTGAAAAGTCAAATGGAAAGAGAAGAAGGAAACAGGTAGTAGAATCCAGTGAAAGCTCTGAGTCTATAGGCAGCACTGATTCTGAAGATGATACGTTTTCTGACAACAATGTTTTTCCTGGTGTGTCAACTTATAGAGAAGAGTGTCCACGTAGATCTACACGGAGAAAACACCAGGTTTCCTACAACGAGAATGTTAGTGACGAAGACAATGAGCCGCTGCAACCTTTAAAACAGGGTCAGGGGAGTGGTTCACCATACAGCGATGGTGAAAATAATGGGGAGGAAACCGAAATGAAGGATCAGAATGGTGAGGCTGCTGGTCTGAAAGATGATCAGAAAGAGGTAAAGAGGAAGCAAAATTTTTATTCTGAAGAGAGCTCAGTAAATATAGATATGAAAATTAAGGAGGTGAGAGGAACAGAAACAGGGGGCAGCTCAGATACAGATGAACCATTGGAGCATTCAGCCTCTAAATCAACAAATTATCTAGATGGTTTAGTTTATCCAGATCCAGAGTTCAGTGACTTTGACAAGGACAAGAAAGAGGAGTGTTTTGCTTCCGGGCAGGTTTGGGCTGTTTATGATGATATAGATGGCATGCCTAGATTCTATGCTATAATCAAAACAGTTTCTTCTCCTGGATTTAAGTTGCGGATAGCTTGGTTTGAGCCAGATCCAGACGACAAAGATGAACGCAAGTGGGTTGATGAGAAACTGCCAAGTGCTTGTGGGAAATATAAACTTGGTAAGACTATAACCACCGAAGATCATTTGATGTTCTCTCATGTGACTTGTTTTGAAAAGATTAGCCGCTCTACTTTTAAAGTGTATCCCAGAAAGGGGGAAACTTGGGCTCTTTTTAAAAATTGGGATATTAAATGGTACATGGATGCAGAATCTCATGAGAAGTATGATTTGGAGTTTGTTGAGATCTTGTCGGATTATGTTGAAGGCGCGGGAGTAATTGTTGCATACTtggctaagttgaaaggttttGTGAGCCTCTTCTCTCGAACTATGAAGGGAAGTAATTGCTCATTTCGAATTCCACCAGTTGAGTTATTCAGATTCTCTCACAGGGTTCCATCTTATAAAATGACTGGTCAAGAAAGAACTGGTGTTCCTGTAGGATCTTATGAACTTGATCCTGTATCCTTGCCAGTGAATCTGGAAGAGATTGTTTCTCCATCTGTAGGGATGAGCCCAAGGTCTTCAGATATGTCGAAATTCACGAAGGGTCTGGATGGAGATGCATCCACGGTCAAGGTTAATTTGGATAGAAGCAAATCAGTAGAGGAGAAGAAGGATCCTGTTGGTCATATTGATGATGTTGGAGCTCCTTCAGCTTCAGTCAAAGATTCTTTTGAAGTTCCAGATCCTATGTTCTACCAATTTGATGCTGAGAGGTCCCATGAAAAGTTTGAGGTTGGCCAGATTTGGGCATTTTATGGTGATAGTGATGGACTTCCAAAATACTACGGTCAGATTAAAGGGGTTAAGAGGACTAGCCCAGAAATCGAGTTGCAAGTTATTTATCTTACTAGCTGCTGGCTACCTAGGAAAGTTGATAGGTGGGACGATGTGGGTATGATCATCTCCTGTGGAAgatttaaaatcaaagaaagtGCTAAGGCGTGTACTTACAGAAACACCTGTTCTGTTTCACATCAGGTGCACACTAGAACTGCTGGTAAGAACAAGGAATATGAAATTTTTCCTCGGAAGGGTGAAATTTGGGCACTGTATAGGGATTGGACGCATAAAATCAAACGTTCTGATTTGCCAAACTGCGAATATGACATAGTGGAAGTTGTTGAAGTGAGTGATGGTTGGATAGATGTTTTATATCTGGAGAAGGTAAGTGGTTACAGTTCAGTTTTTAAGGGCAAATTAAATAACAAACGATTGACGACGATTACAATCTCTAGGACCGAGTTGCTGAAATTCTCCCACAAGATCCCTGCTTTCAAACTGACAGAAGAACATGACAATCTTAGAGGATTTTGGGAACTTGATCCGAGAGCAATACCACATCATTATTTTATTGGCTACAAGAAATGA